From a single Lolium rigidum isolate FL_2022 chromosome 7, APGP_CSIRO_Lrig_0.1, whole genome shotgun sequence genomic region:
- the LOC124675510 gene encoding iron-sulfur assembly protein IscA-like 2, mitochondrial: MASSRPPLRRLAALVYGRVRANQRLLSSSTAERASPSPAEPEAVRMTEGCVRRLKELHAKEPSAEGKMLRVSVEAGGCSGFQYSFSLDNKKNSEDRIFEKDGVKLVVDDISYDFVKGATVDYEEELIRSAFVVSTNPSAVGGCSCKSSFMVK, encoded by the exons ATGGCTTCGTCTCGCCCCCCGCTCCGCCGCCTCGCGGCCCTGGTCTACGGCCGCGTCCGCGCGAACCaacgcctcctctcctcctccaccgccgagcgggcgtcgccgtcgcctgcgGAACCGGAGGCCGTGCGCATGACGGAGGGCTGCGTCCGA AGACTGAAAGAGTTGCATGCTAAAGAACCATCTGCTGAAGGGAAGATGCTGCGAGTAAGCGTTGAAGCTGGCGGATGTTCTGGATTTCAATATTCTTTTTCTCTGGATAACAAGAAAAATTCAGAAGACCG GATCTTTGAAAAAGATGGTGTTAAATTGGTTGTGGATGATATCTCATATGACTTCGTGAAAGGTGCCACTGTGGATTATGAGGAGGAACTTATACGCTCAGCTTTTGTG GTTTCAACAAATCCAAGTGCAGTTGGGGGTTGCAGCTGCAAGAGTTCTTTCATGGTCAAATAG